Genomic window (Jeotgalibaca ciconiae):
ATTTTGAATTTTGGCAAAAATTTGGAAAAGCCTTGATGGTTGTTATTGCTGTTATGCCAGCAGCTGGATTAATGATTAGTATCGGTAAAACATTGCCGCTCATTAACCAAGATTTATCTTTATTGATGACAATAGGTAGCGTTATCGAAAACATTGGTTGGGGTGTTATTGGTAACCTTCATTTACTTTTTGCTTTAGCAATAGGTGGGAGTTGGGCTAAAGAACGTGCTGGCGGTACGTTTGCAGCTGGTATCGCATTTATTTTAATTAATCGTATAACTGGATCGGTTTTTGGCGTAACAAGTGATATGTTAAATGATTCTGAAGCATTTACGCATACTTTATTTGGGACGAAAATTATGGTAAATGGATTCTTCACCAGTGTTTTGGAAGCACCAGCTCTTAATATGGGGGTCTTCGTAGGGATTATTGCTGGTTTTGTAGGGGCAATGGCTTATAACAAATATTACAATTTCCGTAAATTACCAGATGCCTTATCATTCTTCAATGGTAAACGCTTTGTACCATTTGTAGTTATTTTATGGTCAACAATTATTTCACTCGTATTGGCAGGATTTTGGCCATACATTCAAGCTGGAATTAACAACTTTGGTCTATGGATTGCGCAATCACAAGACACGGCACCGATTTTAGCGCCTTTCCTATACGGAACATTGGAACGTTTGTTACTACCATTTGGCTTGCACCATATGTTGACTATTCCAATTAACTATACACAATTGGGTGGAACATACACCATTCTTTCTGGTGCTCAAGCTGGAACACAAGTATTTGGCCAAGATCCATTGTGGTTGGCCTGGGCAACTGACTTAGTAAATTTACGTGGTGTTGATGCATCACAATATGAATATGTGATGAACGGTTGGGTACCAGCTCGCTTTAAAGTTGGTCAAATGATTGGTGCTTCAGGTATTTTGATGGGACTGTCTCTTGCGATGTTCAAAAATGTGGACATTGACAAACGTAATGCGTATAAATCGATGTATATTTCAGCAGCACTAGCTGTGTTCTTGACAGGAGTAACAGAACCGCTTGAGTTCATGTTTATGTTTGCAGCAACTCCTCTGTATATCGTTTACGCTTTGATTCAAGGTGCAGCTTTCGCTATGGCGGATATCTTGCCGCTTCGCTTGCACTCATTTGGTAATATTGAATTGCTGACACGTACACCGTTGGCGGTTAAAGCGGGTCTAGGACCAGATTTGATTTACTTTATAATTGTTGTTATCGCATTTGGAGTATTGGCTTACTTTGTAGCTAACTTTATGATCCGTAAATT
Coding sequences:
- a CDS encoding PTS transporter subunit IIBC, which translates into the protein MKKIFNFEFWQKFGKALMVVIAVMPAAGLMISIGKTLPLINQDLSLLMTIGSVIENIGWGVIGNLHLLFALAIGGSWAKERAGGTFAAGIAFILINRITGSVFGVTSDMLNDSEAFTHTLFGTKIMVNGFFTSVLEAPALNMGVFVGIIAGFVGAMAYNKYYNFRKLPDALSFFNGKRFVPFVVILWSTIISLVLAGFWPYIQAGINNFGLWIAQSQDTAPILAPFLYGTLERLLLPFGLHHMLTIPINYTQLGGTYTILSGAQAGTQVFGQDPLWLAWATDLVNLRGVDASQYEYVMNGWVPARFKVGQMIGASGILMGLSLAMFKNVDIDKRNAYKSMYISAALAVFLTGVTEPLEFMFMFAATPLYIVYALIQGAAFAMADILPLRLHSFGNIELLTRTPLAVKAGLGPDLIYFIIVVIAFGVLAYFVANFMIRKFNFATPGRNGNYEVDAGTPAATTEPGAINSQAASIIALLGGSENIVDVDACMTRLRVTVKENTLVAQEQQWKQLGAMGLLVKDKGVQAVYGPKADVLKSDIQDLLDSGIDLSAYTSAEIATEETVESSIVSASKGDLLNVAKGEVIEIEKVNDPVFAGKMMGDGFAVEPTDGIVYSPVAAKVISIFPTKHAIGLQTEAGVEVLVHMGLNTVELKNEAFKLYVTEGQTVEAGSLLAEMDLESVKVEGKETTIVTVFTNADKLKSYQLNKMGEQAAKTVIGHFES